From the genome of Gambusia affinis linkage group LG04, SWU_Gaff_1.0, whole genome shotgun sequence:
tttattattctcttctctccagaacctccagaaagTGTGTCCTTCAGCATAAAGCCCTCTGGACCTCTGATTGAGGGTTCAGAGGTCACCCTGCATTGTGATGTACTGAACGTCGCTCCGGCTAAAAACCTCATTGTGACCTTttacagaggtcagaggtctctaggtgaagagaaaagcagcaatACCGCAAAGAAACCAGTTAATGAGGAATTTTCTTTGAGCTACAACATCAGCAAAGAAGACAATCAAGTCCAGTTCTGGTGTGAAGCGAAGCTGGAACTGGGAGCTGAAGGACCACAGCCCCCTCTAGTGGTGAAATCAGACAATCTCACTGCTACAGTTTATTGTGAGTTCAGagagacacacatactgtatAAATTAGATtactgaaaagttcatttaaagttaatgaaacattaattaCATTGATTACAGagagactgatgttttcaaacctttattattgttaatgATGATAATTTTCACTTGCgtctaatgaaaacacaacatttcagATTAGAAGACTATATCAGACCATCACggagtgattttttaaaatagatgtcagcttaaaaacagattttaatacTTCCTTTTGTTATTCTGAAAAGCTACTTTTCAGAATAAGCCTAGTCAAAACCTGTATTTGTTAAATATGACTGCACATACTCCTTTGTCTTCTCACTAATTTCAGAGAAATGACCATAAGAAACTGTTTTTCAGTACTTTACTATTGTTTAAATACAGAAACTCCCCAATAATGTTATATTGCggaaactttaaaatcttttcaaaccCATTTTCACTGTTGTTGTTATTTGggtgtaatttaataaaataaaaaaaattatgtgagttatttgcataaaaatagaaTATAGATAAACTCCTTGTTGATACTGTCAACTTTATCGGCTGTAAGTGAGATCAGTGTCAGCTGCTCTGATGCTCTACGACGGTtgatttgagttgtttttatttttggaaatggaCATTTAATACTAAACTTCTCTTTTTGGTTATTCCTGCACAAAACGTAACTTTTGCCTACTAATGAGAAAAAGGTTAACcatttatgacattttgtttgtcttagTGGGCAAGAGGTTTGTTGTTGACGTTCCCATGCAGGTACATATATTTGAGAACATTTCTACTGTTCTGGTCTCTTCTTAATCAGcaacagagcaaataaaaatgatttgtcaAATAGTTAAAAATTAGCCTCATAAATATGTACttagtatttttaatgttaCTGATCAGTTTTTTAGTATCAATCACTGCATTTCCATTGAGCATATGATtggaattctgaaaataaaatttggtgaCGATAAAACTCACGTTTTTTGTTAAAAGGTTTCGGCGCTACGCTGAGGTGGTTTTTCGGCTGTATCCTAATTGgcttattttacaaaactgcaatgaaaacactttttttcgcCTTACATGATTCATGATCAAAAATCAGACGCTGCAACTGGCAAAAAAGGCAAAGATGACGACAGGAAGTAAGAGGAGGATTGTGTTTTTAATGGCGTATTGTGCAAACTGACATTTGCAAGggttttaattgtgtttctcatttagtttgaaacagCACAAttatgaaattgtgtttttttcccgcCCAACACTAGTATGATATGGtcaacacatttgtaatggaaactctTACATTGTGTTCAAAAATACATCACAGCTGCAGTTTACATGGAGCAAACATTCCATAAGTAAGATTTGGTGAAAGACGTCCCTTGAAACGTGGGACATCAAGTGGAAGCATTTGTCCGACAGTAAATCTTGGTGTTTTTCCACgtatcaggatttttttctcatgtGTTCTGTTGTGTTTGAATTATTCCGTTTTGTTTCCCTCTTTGTTGTAAAAACACAGACGGACCTGAGCTGAAGGTTCCGGCTGATCCCGCTCCAGTCAGCATCGTTAGAGGAGAACCTCTCCATTTGACCTGCGTGGCTGAAGGAAACCCCAAACCTCGGTACAACTGGACGCTGCCGTCCAACAAAGCCCACAGCAGTGTGACCGATCTGAAAATCGACTCAGTGGACTTTCAGGACGGAGGGCAATATGTCTGCACCGTCAGCAGCAACGGGAAGTCTGTCAGTGTTAGATTTGACGTAACAGTTCAAGGTGAGCTTCCTCAGGATTAGTTTctaaagtttttaatatttcagagaaATGAGCCGCAGTACTTCTtccacttttattatttagcttGAACTCACTTTACCACAAgaacttttgactttttgggtattttgaatcatttctgttcccttttttgtcttcttttctgcagaaaacatcaTTCCGTACATAATAGGCGCTGTAGTAATTGCTGCAGTTCTGATATTGATCGGCGCAGGAGTCATCTACACTTTTTATTACAAACAGAACAAGATGGGAAAGTACCAACTAAAGGACGTTTTCCGTTTGGGCGCAATGCATCCCACCACCGTTCCTCTTTGTTAGTGAAAATCAAATCCCTGGAAGGACAATGGCAGGTTGAAGATTCGCTGCAGTGCCTCCGATCGGAGTCTGGTTGGTGTTGCTGCAGGTTCTCCCTTTTCCCATCACAGACATGAAAGACGTTCCACTTTTTTAATGGAAGTATTTGCTTCCTCCTAGATGGTTTAAGTGCTGTCAGAAAGTTGCAGGAACTCTTTGTATGTGGAATCTGGAGGTTGTTACAGTTATTGTCTCTTAACTATTTGTACTTTGATGGACTCTTAATGATGAAGGTAAAGGGACACAGTCAATTCCAAAACTGTCAATCCAATGTGAAAGCTCACAGGAAATGGTTTATACTTTGAACTAAGTTCTCATGCCTGATGTGAAAttgttccagttttctttttttttttacaaatacatagCTTATGATGTCATGCACCACttagcatatttatttaatcttttattgccTACCATTTAGAGCTGTCCTATTACATCTGTTCCTTTATGCTctgctaaaatgtattttgattcGACTGAACTCTTAAAAGGTTGCTCTCATTTGCACACTTTAGTGAGTTAGTCATCAGAAACCTACTTTTCTCATCAAGAataagtttgttgtttttgttgttgcttttactGTGACCACTATAATGCACTACAGGGCTGTTGCTATGCTTTGATTAAATCAGCTGGCAAAATGCCACAGACCAAGTCTGTGGATTTATTTATGGCCATATTTAACTCGTACGATGGTGCAAGAGCAACGCTGGAAGTGACTAAATACATCCGGTGGGAATTTTGTCTCCCCGCCTCTGCTGAATTTCCACGTCCTCACTTCTTGTCTGCTTCTCCTTCAGAGGTCCTCATATCGGGAACAGTTTACCATCAGCAATAAAAATGGTAACATCTTAGTAGTTTCTAATTCCTTGGTGAAACATCggccaaaacaaaaccaaaatctgAACACTGAGGTATCCCGACCCACTTTGTGGTGGAGAATTAGTTTTCTCTGCTAtgcaatttaatgtttttcttacttataGTCAGAGGAACTCTGCATAGATATCTGTATGTGACAGGAATCATTGATTTTAATTTCgctgtcttttaaaaacatccaacCTTAATGAGAAAATTAGCCTGTGGCTAGCAAACCTATGTAACAAACAATGgttgcttcttttttatggAAGCTAAGGGTCAAATGTGTTTGCGCATatgtgtttctattttatgCTAAAATCACAGCGCCATATAGTGGCCTGGCGTGACAACTGCAGCTGACTAGGTATCCTCGTGGCGTGGAACTTTTCCCCATTCAATATCCAAAGATACCGGAAGTATCCAGGCAGCGGTATCGCATAAACAAACTATGTTTAGTTCAAATGGTTAGGATATGAGTTTCGGCTCAGTTTCTGTCATAGGatacaaaaatgatcaaattcaGAGTTAAACCCtcataaaaagttttttctatGAATAGTGAAAATTTTGCATCCTGCTGGATATTTGGAACAATGTTCTGACGCTTTTGTGAGCATTCTGattattattcagtttttaaaaaattttttatttatatctgaATTATTGTAAGTCATTTGAGATGGAGTGTGAAAAGGAGAGGATTCATTTAATGAAAACCAACTTCTGTGTGTAAATCTTGATGGTTGACCTTTAACCCTCTATTCACTTATGTGATTTTCTGGTTCTTTCAGAGGTTGCtgtgaatttaaacatttacatggattttttttctgcttttcttgtgAGAATAATGAATATCAAAATAGTTTTGTATAGAGCGGATATGGTGACACAAGGTTTTAAGttaaagtgaaaggaaaaatacTTCTGGAGCTTTTAACAGCTTCACACTGTTTCATGGTGGATGTGTCTGTGCACGAATCTTTATAGCTTTATTTAGACGTGTGTTGTCACAGTGTTCTCTGAACGTCAGTACCACTTGTAAAGTCACTGACTGTATTTATAACTGTTTGTGAAAATAACACGTAAGACATGCAAATGTCTGAGAAGACTGaatattttgtgcagaaaatataAGCTTTTCTACAACTTTTGAAACTGTAAATAGAgggccattttcttaaaaaaaaaaaaaaacatgcttccttttatttttagttattcttggtattttgtttaaaatggttTGGTTTATCAGGAAGTAAATGACTAACTAATAGATGTGCTCATggtttacaaagaaaaacatgagctACTTTCTGTATTAGCAGAAATCATTGCTACAAATACCAGCCAGACAACTTCAGAAATTTTTGGGAGGATTTAAGCAGAAGGTGGAGCAAGGGCATTCATTCCCAGAAACACTATTCTCCTCCCCATCTGCATTTTTATATCCTGCTAAGAAAAAATGCTGTGCTGGAATTAGGGTGAGTgggatgtgtgtgcgtgtgtgtgcgcgcgtgtgtgtgtgtgtgtacatgtggcCTGCTGTTCTGAATGACCGTGCTTCTTAAGCCCTCATCTTGTTAGCCGCAGCTTAAAGGAGGCTTGAACAGAGACTAATTCACATATCGGGCTTTGAGTCAACACAACATTATCTCGGGTCACTTTAAACGAATCTATCATGCTTCTGGCCAAACAACGCTTTGTTGCCGTGGCACACTCAACACTTAAGAATCAAAGTGGAGTTGAGTCCCATTCTGCTAAATGGTGTGTGTCGCTATCAGTGGACGGCTGGCTCTCCTGTGGGTGGGTGTCACGTTGTGGGGGGGCCATTATCATTGACATCAGTCCTCGACTTCTTTGAAGTCGGGAAGATTTGGGAAAATGGTTTAATGCCCGTAAAGATTGGTGTAAAAGATAATTTAGGCAAACTTGGGAGTTCTCTTtccattatttgtttatttcaaagctacacttcctgtttgtgtcacTTGTAGGCAGAGTTGGGCAGTtacagaaatacttcataattatgaatgtagcatcttaaatattttgtagGAGTGGAATAGAAACCtaaatggttattttttttagagatatcatgatttttaatgttttcttttcaaggtAGAGGGGAAGAAAATTGATGTCAGTTGTAGTAGTTCACCCATTGTGTGTAAgctgataaaacagaaagaaaaatgacaaaaagtccTTCTGTCCATAAGAGAGTGTTCCTTTTAAACTTCTTGGAACATTTTTAGTCTACAAAGTATACATAGTTTCTTTTAAGAAGGACATTTTAGTTCcattaatctttttgtttttcgtAATGTAGAATCAGGgctctttttctgcttttctgtatttatgtttgtctttaacTTGCTCTTTGTTAGCACATTAGTTCCACGTTACATCAAACAAACTTTTGGCCACATAAAACagatggttttgttttcaagtaGCAGATTTCTTCACATCTCTAATTAGTCAAATCACAGACTGTTACTCGCCGGATCATCTAGTTACTCCACGCCACTGCTCCTCGTGCATTCTCCCTGGATTCCTCATGGTCTCTTCATTTTAGGTTTAATTTGGTTCCTTGTACTATTTTTTTGGAAGattgatatttttacttaaaccTACAACAGAACTTTTACGTCTCCTGCTTGCTGCATTTGGGGCCACACTTCTATCACACACATCATGACAAACGGACGTAATGCGTTGGACATTAATGTCACTGTGTCCATCATGGTCAGTTTGGAATGAATATatgtaatgtaaacatttacatataaagaaaaatagtttttttaagaACCACAATAAAGCCTaatttgttacaaaataaaatggcaacaataacttattttctgaaatcttCAAGTTTAGAACAGAAATATAAGAatgtttgtacatttaaaatatttgctggaGATGTTGCAAATTGTAGATCTATAGTCAGAGTAATAACATCAATAAATACCTGTCAAAATATTGCCACTGATGCATGGCGTCCACTTTAGTGGGCAGGTGATCAGCTGTAATTTCTGCAAATATAAAGTGGTTAT
Proteins encoded in this window:
- the LOC122830372 gene encoding vascular cell adhesion protein 1-like, producing the protein MFSCLFLLISFLNILRCFHVSACDYTCQDKPVITPSRLVVKFGDPASATCVACKEACLPPDENIINMEVSLGTYNINGNTVSWTVNQMTEWELTPKCFYTTENDQCCTDLPITVYKPPESVSFSIKPSGPLIEGSEVTLHCDVLNVAPAKNLIVTFYRGQRSLGEEKSSNTAKKPVNEEFSLSYNISKEDNQVQFWCEAKLELGAEGPQPPLVVKSDNLTATVYYGPELKVPADPAPVSIVRGEPLHLTCVAEGNPKPRYNWTLPSNKAHSSVTDLKIDSVDFQDGGQYVCTVSSNGKSVSVRFDVTVQENIIPYIIGAVVIAAVLILIGAGVIYTFYYKQNKMGKYQLKDVFRLGAMHPTTVPLC